In one window of Deinococcus hopiensis KR-140 DNA:
- a CDS encoding NAD-binding protein: MLGKNTAHIGEAGAGQVAKICSQIAVALTAQAVAEALTLARERGVDGARRLILDLHGQRMLGSNFAPGLRICPHRKDLRLAGGFEREQGVPLFATAGAAERMNSVIAQEMGDLNHSGLPALCGQLAGLD; the protein is encoded by the coding sequence GTGCTGGGCAAGAACACCGCGCATATCGGGGAGGCCGGGGCTGGGCAGGTCGCCAAGATCTGCAGCCAGATCGCCGTGGCCCTGACTGCTCAGGCGGTGGCGGAGGCCCTGACGCTGGCCCGCGAGAGGGGTGTGGACGGGGCGCGGCGCCTCATCCTGGACCTGCACGGGCAGCGGATGCTTGGCAGCAACTTCGCGCCGGGCTTGCGCATCTGCCCGCACCGCAAGGACCTGCGGCTCGCGGGCGGCTTCGAGCGCGAGCAGGGCGTGCCGCTCTTCGCGACGGCGGGCGCGGCGGAACGGATGAACAGCGTGATCGCCCAGGAGATGGGTGACCTGAACCACTCGGGGCTGCCGGCGTTGTGCGGACAGCTGGCCGGGCTGGACTGA
- the xdhA gene encoding xanthine dehydrogenase small subunit gives MNSITLTVNGTQITAQDVPPHLTLLNWLRDLGLTGSKEGCAEGECGACAVLLARPTTDGGTRLEAVNACLALLAALNGQEVTTAEGLGSPGALHPVQREMAVRGGSQCGYCTPGFVVSMAAEYYREDRDQGAFDIHSLSGNLCRCTGYRPIEDAARALGGPQEADPHAQRRTRAAPTPQPTHLQTSGGEFHRPATLAEALNLLAAHPDARLLAGGTDWGVDVNLRHSRAAVTVAVDGLPELRRLHWTPDHLEIGAGLSLSEIERRLSDQVPLLAEWFPQFASRLIRNSATLGGNLGTASPIGDSPPVLLALDARLALASAAGEREVALRDYFTGYRQTQRHPHELIRAVRIPLPMAPITGFYKVAKRRFDDISSVAVGIALELEGSVVKKVRIGLGGVAATPIRAYTAEEALTGQPWNERTVRRAARLLGREGTPVDDHRASAAYRSAMLEQSLLKFYFEKTNAEVTA, from the coding sequence ATGAACAGCATCACCCTCACGGTGAACGGGACCCAGATTACTGCGCAGGACGTGCCCCCGCACCTGACCCTGCTGAACTGGCTGCGCGACCTGGGCCTGACCGGCAGCAAGGAAGGCTGCGCCGAGGGCGAGTGTGGGGCCTGCGCCGTGCTGCTGGCCCGCCCCACCACGGACGGCGGCACCCGCCTGGAGGCCGTCAACGCCTGTCTGGCGCTGCTGGCAGCGCTGAACGGTCAGGAGGTGACCACCGCGGAAGGGCTGGGTTCACCCGGGGCCCTGCACCCTGTCCAGCGCGAGATGGCCGTACGAGGTGGCTCGCAGTGCGGCTACTGCACCCCCGGCTTCGTGGTCAGCATGGCCGCTGAGTATTACCGCGAGGACCGCGACCAGGGCGCCTTCGACATCCACTCACTCAGCGGCAACCTCTGCCGCTGCACCGGCTACCGCCCCATCGAGGACGCGGCGCGCGCCCTGGGCGGTCCGCAGGAGGCCGACCCCCACGCGCAGCGCCGCACCCGGGCAGCCCCCACCCCGCAACCCACTCACCTGCAGACCTCCGGGGGCGAGTTTCACCGCCCGGCCACGCTGGCAGAAGCCCTGAACCTCCTCGCTGCCCATCCAGACGCGCGGCTGCTCGCCGGCGGCACCGACTGGGGTGTAGACGTGAACCTGCGCCATTCGCGCGCGGCGGTAACCGTCGCCGTGGACGGCCTGCCCGAGTTGCGCAGGCTGCACTGGACGCCGGACCACCTGGAGATCGGCGCGGGGCTGAGCCTCTCCGAGATCGAGCGGCGGCTCTCGGACCAGGTGCCGCTGCTCGCCGAATGGTTTCCCCAGTTCGCCTCCCGCCTGATTCGCAACAGCGCCACTCTCGGCGGCAACCTGGGTACGGCCAGTCCCATCGGGGACAGCCCACCCGTGCTGCTGGCGCTGGACGCCCGACTCGCGCTCGCTTCGGCGGCTGGCGAGCGGGAAGTGGCCCTGCGCGACTACTTCACGGGCTACCGGCAGACGCAGCGCCACCCACACGAACTGATTCGCGCGGTCCGGATTCCCCTGCCCATGGCCCCGATCACCGGCTTTTACAAGGTCGCCAAGCGCCGCTTCGACGACATTTCCAGCGTGGCGGTGGGCATCGCCCTGGAACTGGAAGGCAGCGTGGTGAAGAAGGTACGCATCGGACTGGGCGGAGTGGCGGCCACCCCCATCCGCGCCTATACCGCCGAGGAGGCCCTGACCGGCCAGCCCTGGAACGAGCGCACGGTGCGGCGAGCGGCACGCCTGCTGGGCCGCGAAGGCACACCGGTGGACGATCACCGCGCCAGCGCCGCCTACCGCTCGGCCATGCTGGAACAGAGCCTGCTCAAGTTCTATTTCGAGAAGACGAACGCGGAGGTGACGGCGTGA
- a CDS encoding glycerate kinase type-2 family protein, with amino-acid sequence MTFPSPDLRALLERSYRAALEAAAPERLLAPHLLEPGPDFVLAFGKAALPMLRAAGRAYPGVPGLAVPPRGAPNLSAPEGMEVIPGSHPLPDEHSVRAAERALAKVRALPPGAQLLVLVSGGGSALLSAPWGVTLGQKSALTGELLRAGAAIKEINAVRKHLSRVKGGRLAQATRAQVRTLMISDVIGDDPSVIASGPTAPDPTTFGDALAVLDRYGITAPEARLHLLAGVRGEHPETPGAGKLTHVQGTVIGSNRTLLEAAQAALTARGARAVILSDTFAGEARDLAGFHASLVQSIRTHSTPFSAPVVLLSGGEATVTVRGDGRGGRNQEFALWLLEALGERGVYALSAGSDGIDGNSDAAGAFLTPDSAARARALGLDPGSFLRRNDSARFFGALGDALVTGPSGHNLNDYRAIYVT; translated from the coding sequence GTGACTTTCCCCAGCCCAGACCTGCGGGCGTTGCTGGAACGCAGTTACCGGGCGGCCCTGGAAGCGGCGGCTCCCGAACGGCTGCTGGCCCCCCACCTGCTGGAGCCTGGCCCGGACTTCGTGCTGGCCTTCGGTAAGGCGGCGCTGCCGATGCTCCGGGCGGCGGGCAGGGCTTACCCGGGCGTCCCGGGCCTGGCAGTGCCTCCCCGCGGCGCCCCGAACCTGAGCGCACCGGAGGGGATGGAGGTGATTCCGGGGTCCCATCCCCTGCCTGACGAACACAGCGTCCGCGCAGCGGAGCGGGCTCTGGCGAAGGTGCGTGCGCTGCCGCCCGGCGCGCAGCTGCTGGTGCTGGTGTCGGGCGGCGGCAGCGCACTGCTCAGTGCCCCCTGGGGCGTGACCCTGGGGCAGAAAAGCGCCCTCACTGGGGAGCTGCTGCGGGCGGGCGCGGCCATCAAGGAGATCAACGCGGTCCGCAAACATCTCTCGCGGGTGAAGGGGGGCCGCCTCGCGCAGGCCACGCGCGCACAGGTGCGGACCCTGATGATCTCGGACGTGATAGGAGACGATCCGTCTGTGATCGCCAGCGGTCCCACCGCCCCCGACCCCACCACCTTCGGGGACGCCCTGGCCGTGCTGGACCGCTACGGCATCACCGCGCCGGAAGCCCGGCTGCATCTGCTCGCGGGCGTACGCGGCGAGCACCCCGAGACGCCTGGGGCCGGCAAACTGACCCACGTCCAGGGCACGGTGATCGGCTCCAACCGCACGCTGCTGGAAGCAGCGCAGGCGGCCCTCACCGCCCGCGGCGCGCGGGCCGTCATCCTGTCCGATACCTTCGCTGGGGAGGCGCGGGATCTGGCGGGATTCCACGCCTCGCTGGTGCAGAGTATCCGTACCCACAGCACCCCTTTTTCCGCGCCCGTGGTCCTGCTCTCGGGCGGCGAGGCCACCGTGACTGTGCGCGGGGATGGCCGGGGGGGCCGCAATCAGGAGTTTGCCCTGTGGCTCCTCGAGGCGTTGGGCGAGCGGGGCGTGTATGCCCTGTCAGCAGGTTCAGACGGCATTGACGGCAACAGTGACGCCGCAGGCGCGTTCCTGACGCCCGACTCGGCGGCACGTGCGCGCGCGCTGGGTCTGGATCCGGGCAGCTTCCTGCGGCGCAATGATTCGGCCCGCTTCTTCGGGGCCCTGGGCGACGCGCTCGTCACCGGTCCCAGCGGGCATAACCTCAACGATTACCGCGCGATCTACGTGACGTGA
- a CDS encoding MarR family winged helix-turn-helix transcriptional regulator, with product MTPFLTPAFLTRIRRDWEQVQPDIDPGPMLTVVLIDRLHTALGRQTERTYGAAGINAAGWDLLLTLYRSAPPQGLTPTQLSGLAAITGPSVSNRIDRLIQKGLIERQVAERDRRSVSIRLTTEGRALVERLLPEHLQRTSQIVAALDPEETRLFGQLAARLLAHLEAEERAPGDVQPAD from the coding sequence ATGACTCCCTTTCTGACCCCCGCCTTCCTGACCCGCATTCGCCGTGACTGGGAGCAGGTCCAGCCAGACATCGACCCCGGGCCCATGCTGACGGTCGTGCTGATTGACCGCCTGCACACCGCACTCGGGCGGCAGACCGAACGTACCTACGGAGCGGCGGGCATCAACGCCGCCGGGTGGGACCTCCTGCTGACGCTGTACCGCTCGGCTCCCCCCCAGGGCCTGACGCCCACGCAACTCAGCGGCCTGGCGGCCATTACCGGTCCGTCGGTGTCCAACCGTATCGACCGGCTGATTCAGAAGGGGCTGATCGAGCGGCAGGTGGCCGAGCGGGACCGCCGCTCGGTCTCCATCCGGCTGACGACCGAGGGCCGCGCGCTCGTCGAGCGCCTGCTACCCGAGCACCTCCAGCGAACCTCCCAGATCGTCGCCGCCCTCGATCCCGAGGAAACGCGGCTGTTCGGGCAACTCGCGGCCCGCCTGCTGGCCCACCTGGAGGCGGAGGAGCGCGCACCTGGGGACGTGCAACCCGCCGACTGA
- the xdhB gene encoding xanthine dehydrogenase molybdopterin binding subunit — MSSLFERPPGGAVGEAIPHESAEAHVTGHALYTDDLGVRLQNLLHAWPLQAPHAHARVTRLNVAPALAVPGVVRVLTEGDVPGVNDAGVKHDEPLFPTEVMFYGHAVCWVLGESTEAARQGADAVEVEYEPLPALVTVQEAIEAESFQGSRPTLRRGNVEEGFGQAAHVFEGEFGFGGQEHFYLETNAALAQVDESGQVFVQSSTQHPTETQEIVAHVLGRPSHSVTVQCLRMGGGFGGKEMQPHGFAAIAALGATLTGRPVRLRLNRTQDMTMTGKRHPFFTHWKVGFDGDGRVTALQATLYSDGGWSLDLSEPVMARALCHIDNAYFLPHVEVHGRICKTNKTSQTAFRGFGGPQGMLVIEDILGRCAPLLGLEAHELRARNLYQPGQSTPYGQPVRHAERMHEVWTTLLGSAEFERRHAEVQAFNASHAHTKRGLAITPVKFGISFNFTAYNQAGALVHVYKDGSVLINHGGTEMGQGLHTKMLQVAATALGVPLACVRLAPTRTDKVPNTSATAASSGADLNGGAIKDACEQIKARLTEVAAGRFGVYVHPGDVRFENGLVFPLGHPERGIPFRELVHDAYHARTQLWAAGYYRTPGLHWDREAMQGEPFKYFSYGAAVCEAEVDGFTGAYRLRRADLLHDVGDSLSPLIDIGQVEGGFIQGAGWLTLEELRWDTSQGPHRGRLATQAASTYKLPSFSELPEVFNVALLERATESGVVYGSKAVGEPPLMLAISVREALRQAAAAFGPGGRATELPSPATPEAVYWALNAARQATARTEVAAD; from the coding sequence GTGAGCAGCCTCTTTGAGCGGCCCCCCGGCGGAGCGGTGGGCGAGGCCATTCCCCACGAGAGCGCCGAGGCCCACGTGACGGGCCACGCGCTGTACACCGATGATCTCGGCGTGCGCCTGCAAAACCTCCTGCACGCCTGGCCCCTCCAGGCCCCACACGCCCACGCCCGCGTGACCCGGCTGAACGTGGCTCCGGCCCTCGCGGTCCCCGGCGTCGTGCGCGTGCTCACCGAGGGCGACGTGCCCGGCGTGAACGACGCGGGCGTGAAGCACGACGAGCCGCTGTTTCCCACGGAGGTCATGTTCTACGGGCACGCCGTCTGCTGGGTGCTCGGCGAGAGCACCGAGGCCGCGAGGCAGGGGGCAGACGCCGTGGAGGTGGAGTACGAGCCCCTCCCCGCTCTGGTGACCGTGCAGGAAGCCATCGAAGCCGAGTCCTTTCAGGGTTCACGGCCCACCCTGCGCCGGGGCAACGTGGAGGAAGGCTTTGGTCAGGCCGCCCACGTCTTCGAGGGCGAGTTCGGGTTCGGCGGCCAGGAGCATTTCTACCTGGAGACGAACGCGGCCCTCGCCCAGGTGGACGAGTCCGGACAGGTCTTCGTGCAGAGCTCTACCCAGCACCCCACGGAGACGCAGGAGATCGTGGCCCACGTGCTGGGGCGACCCAGCCACTCGGTTACGGTCCAGTGCCTGCGGATGGGCGGGGGCTTCGGCGGCAAGGAGATGCAGCCGCACGGTTTCGCGGCCATCGCGGCGCTGGGGGCCACCCTGACCGGCCGCCCCGTCCGGCTGCGCCTCAACCGCACCCAGGACATGACCATGACCGGTAAGCGCCACCCCTTCTTCACCCACTGGAAGGTGGGCTTCGACGGCGACGGCCGGGTCACCGCCCTGCAGGCCACCCTGTATTCGGACGGCGGCTGGAGCCTCGACCTCTCCGAGCCCGTCATGGCGCGCGCCCTGTGCCACATCGACAACGCCTACTTCCTTCCCCACGTCGAGGTCCACGGGCGCATCTGCAAGACGAACAAAACTTCTCAGACGGCCTTCCGGGGCTTCGGTGGGCCCCAGGGCATGCTGGTGATCGAGGACATCCTGGGCCGCTGCGCCCCCCTCCTGGGGCTGGAGGCGCACGAGCTGCGCGCCCGCAACCTTTACCAGCCTGGCCAGAGCACCCCGTATGGCCAGCCCGTTCGCCACGCCGAGCGGATGCATGAGGTCTGGACCACGCTGCTGGGCAGCGCCGAGTTCGAGCGGCGTCACGCTGAAGTCCAGGCCTTCAATGCCTCACACGCCCATACCAAGCGGGGGCTGGCGATCACCCCCGTGAAGTTCGGCATCTCCTTCAACTTCACGGCATACAACCAGGCGGGGGCGCTCGTCCACGTCTACAAGGACGGCTCGGTGCTTATCAACCATGGTGGCACCGAGATGGGCCAGGGTCTGCACACCAAGATGTTGCAGGTGGCGGCCACCGCCCTCGGCGTGCCGCTCGCCTGCGTGCGCCTCGCGCCCACCCGCACCGACAAGGTGCCCAACACCTCCGCCACCGCGGCCAGCAGCGGCGCGGACCTCAATGGTGGCGCGATCAAGGACGCCTGCGAGCAGATCAAGGCGAGGCTCACGGAGGTCGCGGCGGGACGCTTCGGCGTGTATGTCCACCCCGGGGACGTGCGGTTCGAGAACGGCCTGGTGTTTCCCCTGGGTCATCCGGAACGCGGCATCCCCTTTCGTGAACTCGTCCACGACGCTTACCACGCGCGCACGCAGCTGTGGGCCGCCGGGTACTACCGCACGCCGGGCCTGCACTGGGACCGCGAGGCCATGCAGGGCGAGCCCTTCAAATACTTCAGTTATGGGGCCGCTGTCTGCGAGGCGGAGGTGGACGGCTTCACGGGCGCGTACCGTCTGCGCCGCGCGGACCTGCTGCACGACGTGGGTGACAGCCTCTCGCCGCTGATTGACATTGGGCAGGTGGAGGGGGGCTTCATTCAGGGCGCGGGCTGGCTAACGCTGGAGGAACTGCGCTGGGATACGTCGCAGGGGCCACACCGGGGCCGCCTCGCCACCCAGGCGGCGAGTACGTACAAGCTGCCCTCCTTTTCTGAACTCCCCGAGGTGTTCAACGTCGCGCTGCTGGAACGCGCCACCGAAAGCGGCGTGGTGTACGGCTCCAAGGCCGTGGGCGAGCCCCCCCTGATGCTCGCCATCAGCGTGCGCGAGGCGCTGCGCCAGGCGGCGGCAGCGTTCGGGCCCGGTGGCCGCGCCACCGAGCTGCCCAGCCCCGCCACCCCGGAGGCCGTGTACTGGGCGCTTAACGCGGCGCGTCAGGCCACCGCACGGACAGAAGTGGCGGCGGACTGA
- the pucL gene encoding factor-independent urate hydroxylase, whose amino-acid sequence MTEVQNTPVKVKVRLTENNYGKADVHVFKVNRERPRHEIKDITVRVAMTGDFEAAHVQGDNTGLLATDTVRNTIYGLAKEGFGGSIERFGQELVAHFVKTGPRVTGAFAEITEHLWERISANGQGHDHSFVRQMPKRTARVEGDGQTFKVTSGIENLYLLKTTQSGWEGYVLDERFTTLPETSDRVMATYVTAKWEYLGDDADHDDVWQRVYGQLQQTFTDHYSPSLQSTLYLLGEAVLSRCPEISRIWFQMPNKHHLKYNLERFGLENNNEIFHVDPEPFGLMEGWVERA is encoded by the coding sequence ATGACCGAGGTCCAGAACACACCCGTTAAAGTCAAGGTCCGGCTGACGGAGAACAACTACGGCAAGGCCGACGTTCACGTTTTCAAGGTGAACCGCGAACGGCCCCGGCACGAGATCAAGGACATCACCGTGCGGGTGGCGATGACCGGAGACTTCGAAGCCGCCCACGTGCAGGGCGACAACACCGGCCTGCTCGCCACCGACACCGTTCGCAACACCATCTACGGCTTGGCGAAAGAAGGTTTCGGGGGCAGCATCGAGCGCTTCGGGCAGGAGCTTGTCGCCCACTTCGTGAAGACCGGCCCCCGGGTTACCGGCGCGTTCGCCGAGATCACCGAGCACCTCTGGGAACGCATTTCTGCGAACGGTCAGGGCCACGACCACAGCTTTGTGCGGCAGATGCCGAAGCGCACCGCCCGCGTGGAGGGCGACGGCCAGACCTTCAAGGTCACGTCCGGCATCGAGAACCTCTACCTGCTCAAGACCACCCAGAGCGGCTGGGAAGGTTACGTGCTGGACGAGCGCTTCACCACCCTGCCTGAGACGAGCGACCGCGTCATGGCCACCTACGTCACGGCCAAATGGGAGTACCTCGGTGACGACGCCGACCACGACGACGTCTGGCAGCGCGTTTACGGGCAACTGCAGCAGACGTTCACGGACCACTACTCGCCCAGCCTGCAAAGCACCCTGTACCTCCTGGGTGAGGCGGTGCTGTCGCGCTGCCCCGAAATTTCACGCATCTGGTTCCAGATGCCCAACAAGCACCACCTGAAGTACAACCTCGAACGCTTCGGTCTGGAGAACAACAACGAGATCTTCCACGTCGATCCCGAGCCCTTCGGACTGATGGAAGGCTGGGTGGAGCGCGCGTGA
- the guaD gene encoding guanine deaminase codes for MKLYRAQLMHTPASPFVFPDALQVLDDGAVLVGNGRILATGSYTELRAAHPQAEGVDLRGGVLLPGFVDTHVHFPQVRIIGGLGLPLLDWLDTYTLPEEARFGDPGHAAAVAREFVSGLASHGTTTALVFGSHFASAVDLLFREASRVGLRVVAGQVVSDRMLRPELHTTPERAYAEGRELIGRWHGQGRNLYAVTPRFSLSASEGMLDACAALMREFGDVRFTSHINENRREIEVVRDLFPGSRDYLDTYERAGLVTRRSVLAHSVHPSDRELGVMAEHRCTAAHCPCSNSALGSGLFPLRRHLAAGVHVSLGTDVGGGTGFSMLKEGLQAYFMQQLMGEQGYSLTPAHLLYLATRAGAEALGLHGLTGDFSVGQAFDAVYLRPPEGSTLHTVLRHAESAERTLAALFALGTQADVAQVWVQGDEVYARGPQPTPEVAR; via the coding sequence ATGAAGCTCTACCGCGCTCAACTGATGCACACGCCTGCCAGTCCCTTCGTCTTTCCGGACGCCCTGCAAGTGCTGGACGACGGGGCCGTTCTGGTGGGTAACGGCCGTATTCTCGCCACCGGCTCCTACACCGAGCTGCGCGCCGCCCACCCCCAGGCCGAGGGGGTGGATCTGCGCGGCGGCGTGCTGCTGCCGGGCTTCGTGGATACCCACGTGCATTTTCCCCAGGTCCGCATCATCGGAGGGCTGGGCCTGCCGCTGCTGGACTGGCTCGACACCTACACGCTCCCCGAGGAGGCCCGCTTCGGTGACCCCGGACACGCGGCGGCCGTGGCGCGCGAGTTCGTCTCCGGGCTGGCCTCGCACGGCACCACCACGGCGCTGGTGTTCGGCTCGCATTTCGCCTCGGCGGTTGACCTCCTCTTCCGGGAGGCCAGCCGGGTGGGCCTGCGGGTGGTGGCCGGGCAGGTGGTGTCGGACCGGATGCTGCGCCCCGAGCTGCACACCACCCCTGAACGCGCCTATGCGGAGGGCCGCGAGCTGATCGGGCGCTGGCACGGCCAGGGGCGCAACCTGTACGCCGTCACCCCCCGCTTTTCCCTCTCCGCCAGCGAGGGGATGCTGGACGCCTGCGCCGCCCTGATGCGCGAGTTTGGCGATGTGCGCTTCACCTCCCATATCAACGAGAACCGCCGGGAGATCGAGGTCGTGCGTGACCTCTTTCCGGGGAGCCGCGATTACCTCGACACCTACGAGCGCGCGGGGCTGGTGACCCGCCGCAGCGTGCTGGCCCACAGCGTCCACCCCAGTGACCGCGAGCTGGGCGTGATGGCCGAGCACCGCTGCACCGCCGCGCACTGCCCGTGCAGCAATTCGGCGCTGGGCAGCGGTCTGTTTCCGCTGAGGCGTCACCTCGCTGCCGGGGTCCACGTCTCACTGGGCACCGACGTGGGGGGCGGCACCGGCTTTTCCATGCTCAAGGAGGGCCTGCAGGCGTATTTCATGCAGCAGCTGATGGGCGAGCAGGGGTATTCCCTCACGCCCGCCCACCTGCTGTACCTGGCGACCCGGGCAGGCGCGGAGGCGCTGGGGCTGCACGGCCTGACCGGGGACTTCAGCGTGGGCCAGGCCTTCGACGCGGTGTATCTGCGGCCCCCGGAGGGCAGCACGCTGCACACGGTGCTGCGCCACGCCGAGAGTGCCGAGCGTACCCTGGCGGCCCTCTTCGCCCTGGGGACGCAGGCGGACGTCGCCCAGGTCTGGGTGCAGGGCGACGAGGTATATGCCCGCGGGCCGCAGCCCACCCCTGAGGTTGCCCGGTAA
- the xdhC gene encoding xanthine dehydrogenase accessory protein XdhC yields the protein MSAGWLQAVQALTERGEAGVLVTVAAVRGHAPREPGAKMVVGLRKTWDTVGGGNLEATAVERARALLACGATTPELLALRLTDTAPNEYGRQCCGGEVTLLLEPLLTVRPTLAIFGLGHVGLALAQILNTLPVHLHLIDSRVAQLVPERLQPLRGGEARIHALHAPIPEVALSDLPAGSHIVILTHDHAEDAALCDAALRRPDLGFIGLIGSKVKWARFREQLRSVGHTDADLARITTPIGVPGIGGKRPAVIAISAAAQLVQVLEAEAVTAPSLPSPIQRTS from the coding sequence GTGAGCGCTGGCTGGCTCCAGGCGGTTCAGGCCCTCACCGAACGCGGCGAGGCGGGCGTCCTCGTGACGGTGGCGGCCGTCCGGGGCCACGCCCCGCGCGAGCCGGGCGCGAAGATGGTGGTGGGCCTGCGGAAGACGTGGGACACGGTGGGGGGCGGCAATCTGGAAGCCACGGCCGTGGAGCGCGCCCGCGCCCTGCTGGCCTGCGGCGCCACCACGCCCGAACTGCTTGCCCTGCGCCTGACCGACACCGCTCCCAACGAATACGGGCGGCAGTGCTGCGGCGGTGAGGTCACGCTGTTGCTCGAACCGCTGCTTACCGTCCGGCCCACGCTCGCTATTTTCGGCCTCGGTCACGTTGGGCTGGCGCTGGCCCAGATTCTGAATACCTTGCCGGTTCACCTGCACCTGATCGACTCGCGCGTCGCCCAGCTGGTCCCCGAACGGCTGCAACCGCTACGGGGTGGAGAGGCCCGCATCCACGCTCTCCACGCGCCCATTCCCGAGGTGGCGCTGTCGGACCTGCCCGCGGGGAGCCACATCGTCATCCTGACCCACGACCACGCCGAGGACGCCGCCCTGTGCGACGCGGCCCTGCGGCGCCCGGACCTCGGCTTTATCGGCCTGATCGGGTCGAAGGTGAAGTGGGCGCGCTTCCGCGAACAGCTGCGCTCGGTCGGCCACACGGACGCGGACCTCGCCCGCATCACCACCCCCATCGGCGTCCCCGGCATCGGGGGCAAACGTCCAGCCGTCATCGCCATCAGCGCTGCGGCCCAGCTCGTTCAGGTGCTGGAGGCGGAGGCCGTCACCGCTCCCTCCCTCCCTTCTCCCATTCAGAGGACCTCATGA
- the uraH gene encoding hydroxyisourate hydrolase, giving the protein MGAGLSTHVLDTARGRPAQGVPVTLFEIQNGERRPVTQALTNSDGRTDAPLIGRGQLRPGTFELTFEVAAYFEGLPGAPDVPFLDLVTLRFTVADPSSHYHVPLLISPWSYSTYRGS; this is encoded by the coding sequence ATGGGCGCTGGCCTCAGCACCCACGTCCTGGACACGGCCCGGGGGAGACCGGCGCAGGGCGTGCCCGTCACCCTGTTCGAGATCCAGAACGGGGAACGCCGTCCAGTCACCCAGGCCCTGACAAACAGTGACGGGCGGACCGACGCGCCGCTGATCGGGCGCGGTCAGTTGCGGCCGGGCACCTTCGAGCTGACCTTTGAGGTCGCCGCTTACTTTGAGGGTTTGCCCGGTGCGCCCGACGTGCCGTTCCTGGATCTGGTCACGCTGCGCTTTACTGTCGCTGACCCCTCCAGCCACTACCATGTGCCGCTGCTCATTTCTCCGTGGTCCTACAGCACCTACCGGGGGAGTTGA
- the uraD gene encoding 2-oxo-4-hydroxy-4-carboxy-5-ureidoimidazoline decarboxylase: protein MPLTLPEINALPLPEFVRLFAGVLEHSPRYAERVATQRPFSTVEALAAAFVGTLQTDTPEQQLALIRAHPDLAGKAALAGDVTPESASEQASAGLDRLTPGEYAEFQRLNAAYHERFGLPYVVCVREHTKASILTGAAERLNHSPEQERVTALREIGKIATLRVLDLVRQDTPGGDA from the coding sequence TTGCCCCTGACCCTGCCGGAAATCAACGCCCTTCCCCTGCCCGAATTCGTGCGGTTGTTCGCGGGGGTGCTGGAACACAGCCCCCGATACGCGGAACGGGTGGCCACACAGCGCCCTTTTTCCACCGTGGAGGCCCTCGCGGCGGCGTTCGTCGGGACGCTGCAGACCGACACGCCGGAGCAGCAGCTCGCGCTGATTCGCGCCCACCCGGACCTCGCAGGCAAGGCCGCGCTGGCGGGGGACGTCACGCCGGAATCCGCCTCCGAGCAGGCCAGCGCGGGTCTGGACCGGCTGACGCCCGGCGAATACGCCGAGTTCCAGCGCCTGAACGCCGCCTACCACGAACGCTTCGGCCTGCCGTATGTGGTCTGCGTCCGCGAGCATACCAAGGCCAGCATCTTGACGGGCGCGGCTGAGCGGCTGAACCACTCGCCCGAGCAGGAGCGGGTCACCGCCCTGAGGGAAATCGGCAAGATCGCCACGCTCCGAGTCCTCGACCTGGTTCGCCAGGACACCCCAGGAGGGGATGCATGA